From the genome of Gemmatimonadota bacterium:
GTCCGCGGCGAGTCCACGCCTTCGAACCGCCGTCCATCGGGTCCCTGCCGCGGACCCGCGGCAGGTCCGAAATGGGTCGGCATCATGTGCATCCGGCCGGGCTGAAGCTTGTAGGGCATGGACGTTCCCTCACTGAAACCGTAGGGCCGCCGTCCGGTCCAGGTACGTACCGGGACGGGTAAACACACGCCGGTCTATCTAATATTTGCTGGCGTTGAGATGGTCGGACTATATACAATCCGATCCAGGCCTGTCAAGTAGAGGGAGTCGCACACGGAGGCAGTCATGCGGCACAGAATCCTGGGGAAGACCGGCATACGGGTCAGCGAGATCGGCATGGGCGGTTTGTTCGTTTCATCCCATGGCTCGGACCGGGCCGAGGGCATTCGGGCGGTACGGCGGGGACTGGAACTCGGAATAAACTTCGTGGACACGGCGCCTTCGTACCGTGATTCCGAGGAAGTGATGGGGCTGGCCCTGGATGGTGTGACGCAACCCTTCATCCTTTCCACCAAGCTCGGCGGGAGGCCACAACCCTTCGATCCCAGGGACCCGGACCAGTTGCGGCGGTCCGTGGAGACCAGCCTGGAATTGTTGAAGAGAGACGTGATCGACATACTCATGATCCACGAACCGGACCGCCCCGGCCAGTATGACTGGTTTACGGACTGGGAACGGTTTCACGGTCCCGTTTGCGAGCTGATCGAGGTGTTGAAGTCCGAAGGCGTGATCCGGTACACCGGTCTGGGCGGCACCACGGCGTATACGCTGCCCGCCATCATGGCGACAGGCGGGTACGACGTCGTGCTTACGGCATTCAACTACAGCCTGCTCTGGCAGGAAGCGGTCCACGCGGTGCTTCCCGAAGCCTTGAAGCAGCACATGGGGGTTGTCGTGGGATCTCCCTTGCAGCAGGGGGCGCTATCCGCGTGTTTCACGGAGCAGGTGGAACGCGGGGCGCCCTGGTTGTCACCGCCCCGGCGCGAGCAGTTCAGACGGCTGTACGCCCTGGTGGAT
Proteins encoded in this window:
- a CDS encoding aldo/keto reductase, which encodes MRHRILGKTGIRVSEIGMGGLFVSSHGSDRAEGIRAVRRGLELGINFVDTAPSYRDSEEVMGLALDGVTQPFILSTKLGGRPQPFDPRDPDQLRRSVETSLELLKRDVIDILMIHEPDRPGQYDWFTDWERFHGPVCELIEVLKSEGVIRYTGLGGTTAYTLPAIMATGGYDVVLTAFNYSLLWQEAVHAVLPEALKQHMGVVVGSPLQQGALSACFTEQVERGAPWLSPPRREQFRRLYALVDDLDMPLPELAIRWVLSNPAVSTVLSGSRSVEEVEQNVGYVASGPLPAAVLDRVREIADLVPFRPFEEPFGLPFARTYRGPGMAR